The genomic region GAGTCCTTGAACGAAGCAGACCCAACGACGTTCTACCAAGGTGAGGAACGCGGTTACACGGACTATCCGAGCATGGCGCAATCCCGATAGACACTATGAGCAAAATACTGGATTAGACGTCAGTCAGCGTAATGTCTCACGGCGATCACGAGCCATTCGCTGGCGCTTACAGGGCTGTTTAGTAAAAGCTCCAACTAATCAGCCCTGGACTCTCCGTCCGCTATCCCAGCGCCTCCAACTCGGCCAGCATGTCAGGCGCGATGACCAATTCACTCGCGGTGAGATTCTCTCGAAGGTGTGCCACCGAGGAAGTACCAGGAATCAACAAGATATTAGGAGCACGTTGCAGCAGCCACGCCAGCGCCACGCACAGAGGTGAAGCTCCCATGCGCGTCGCTACGTTCGAGAGTACTTGCGACTGCAACGGCGTGAAACCACCTAGAGGAAAGAACGGCACATAAGCAATGCCCTGCTGACCCAACTCAGAAATAAGTGTCTCGTCTTCACGATGAGACAGATTGTAGTGATTCTGCACGCAGACGATGTCAGCGATCCCCTGCGCTTGCTTGACCTGCGATGGCGTGACATTGCTTACGCCCAAGTGGCGAATGAGCCCCTGGCGTTGTAATTCTACAAGTGTGGTAAATGATTCCTCGATGGACCCCTCGGCGGGCGATTGCTGGTTGCCCATTGCCCTAAGGTTCACCACATCCAGTACGTCCACACCAAGATTGCGCAGGTTGTCATGCACGCCCTGGGTCAATTCGGCGGGGCTCTGCGCTGGATTCCAAGAGCCATCAGAACCGCGGAGTGCGCCGACCTTTGTCACGATCACCAGGTTTTCAGCGTAAGGGTGTAAAGCTTCACGGATCAGTTGGTTGGTCACGTGAGGGCCGTAAAAATCTGCGGTATCAATGTGGTTTACACCCGACGCCAGCGCCTCACGCAGCACGGCAATGGCCGCTTTCGGATCCTTGGGAGGGCCAAAAACGTTAGGTCCCGCCAATTGCATCGCACCGTAGCCCATACGATTTACCGCCCGATCGCCCAATAAGAACGAACCTGCTTTGGCCACTTTGCTCATTTTGTCTACCTCAATCAGAGTATGTGTGACGCACTATAGGCATTGACCACTTCATTGGTAATAGGGTGCAATCGGCACAGGTTGTACGGCTGAGAGAACAATGCAAACCAACATTCAAGACTTGCTGGCCTTTGTAGCAGTGGTCAACGCAGGAGGTTTCCGCGAAGGAGCCAAGTCCTGCGGTAAATCCGCTTCAAGCCTCAGTGACGCGGTGCGACGCCTGGAAGCCAGGCTAGGTGTGAGGCTGCTCAATCGCACCACCCGGAGCGTGGCTCCGACTGAAGCTGGCGCAAGGCTGATGGAACGCATCGTGCCCGCATTGGGCGAAGTCGAGTCGGCTCTTGATGTGGTGAACGACTTCCGCGACCGCCCCTCGGGCACCCTCAAGCTGAATGTTCCTGCCAGCGCCGCAAGACTTGTGCTGCCGTCGATCATTACCCCCTTCCTGCAAACCTATCCCGACATCAGCCTGGAAGTGACGATCGAGGAGAGCTTCGTCGACATGCTTGCGGCAGGTTGTGACGCGGGTATTCGTTACGATGAACGCCTTGAGCAGGACATGATTGCAGTCCCCATCGGCCCACGACTTCAACGCTTCGCGACGGCCGCATCACCGGCTTATCTCGATGCCAGAGGTCGACCAGAGCACCCACGAGATCTGTTGAAACACGCATGCCTGCGGGGCAGATTTCCGAGTGGCGCGATGCCGCTCTGGGAGTACGAACGTCATGGCGAAACCGTGAGCGTGGACCCGACTGGGCCGTTGATTGTCAGGGTGGGAGGCGCCGTGGACCTGACTGTTCAGGCTGCGATTGATGGGCTGGGTATCGTCTACCTGTTTGAGGACTGGCTTCAGCCCCATCTGGACAGTGGGGCACTTGAACCGGTGCTGGAACCATGGTGGCAGAGCTTTACCGGGCCGTTTCTCTATTACCCTGGTAGACGCTATCTGCCCTCGCCTCTGAGGGCATTTATAGACTTTATCAATGCCCAGCGAACGTAGTTCATCAATAACCATTCGACGAATGTTAAACGCGGAAATGCCTTGAGTCTGAGGTATCACCGGCTCAATGAACGCCGAAACCGCCATAGGCAATGTCACCGACTTAAATAAAGCAGGTGCAGGCCTCTATTGGTGCGCTGATAGTGCGACAGAACACCAACCAGCTCCTTGATATCCGCTGAGATTCCAGCCAGAGCCAGTGGTTTTGTGGGGGGAAAACGACTTTAAATAGAAAGGGGTCGCGAGATAAAATCTCGCAACCCCTTGAATATATGGTCGGGACGGAGTGATTCGAACACTCGACCCCTAGCACCCCATGCTAGTGCGCTACCGGACTGCGCTACGCCCCGACTAGGCGTTGACTCTGTCCCTCATCTCGAGGAACGCTCAAGAATATATCGCAAGCTTTTGAAAACTGGAAGTATTTAAAAGCAGGAATTTATTTCTTGAGGACTACCAGAACATCTTCCAGCTCGGCGATCATCTGGCGGATCATTTGTTTGTATTGGGTGGTGTCGTCTTTGGCTTCATCGCCGGACAAACGCAAGCGTGCGCCGCCGATGGTGAACCCCTGATCGTAAAGAAGCGCGCGGATCTGCCGGATCATCAGCACGTCCTGGCGCTGATAATACCGGCGGTTTCCGCGGCGTTTGACGGGGTTGAGTTGAGGAAACTCCTGCTCCCAATAGCGCAGCACGTGTGGTTTTACCGCACACAGCTCGCTGACTTCACCAATGGTGAAGTAGCGTTTGCCCGGGATGACGGGTAGTTCGTCGTTATGACTTGGTTCCAGCATAAGCCTCAACTCGGGCCTTCAACTTCTGCCCTGGACGAAAGGTGACCACACGGCGAGCCGTGATCGGGATTTCTTCTCCCGTTTTTGGATTGCGGCCAGGCCGCTGGCGTTTGTCCCGAAGGTCGAAATTGCCGAAACCGGACAATTTGACTTGTTCGTTGTCTTCGAGCGCGTGCCTGATTTCTTCGAAAAACAGTTCGACCAATTCCTTGGCCTCCCGCTTGTTCAGGCCCAGCTCTTCGTACAGACGTTCCGCCATCTCAGCTTTCGTCAAAGCCCCCATACGTCACTTCCTTAACGTGGCGTTCAACCTTTGTTCGAGCGAGGTGAGGATGTTTTGCGTTGCGGTATTCACCTCATCGTCATTAAGAGTGCGCGATGGATGCTGCCAGGTCAAGCCGACCGCAAGGCTTTTTCTATCAGGATCAATGCCTTTACCCTGATACACGTCAAATAGCCTGAGGTCCGTGAGCCATTCGCCTGCATTTTCACGGATTACATCCAGCACAGCACTGGCCGCCACGTCCGTGGCCGCAATCAATGCCAAGTCACGACGCACTTCAGGAAAGCGCGACAACTCGCTGAATTTTGGCATTTTCCCCAACGCCACTTCGACCAGTACCAGCTCGAAAACGAAGACCGGACGGTCGAGACCGAGGGTTTTCGACAATTCAGGGTGGATAGCACCGACGTAGCCGACCAGACGACCATCACGCTCGACGCGCGCGGTTTGACCCGGGTGCAACGCAGGGTGTTTACCCGGCACGAACGTGAACGCGTCCAGTGCACCGGCGAAGCCCAGCACCGCTTCAACATCGGCTTTGACGTCGAAGAAATCCACAACATCGCGACCTTGCGCCCAGCCTTCCGGCAGACGGCTACCGCACACCACACCAGCCAGCATCGGCTCTTGCTTCAGGCCTTCCAGCTGACCGACGAAGCGCAGGCCGCTTTCGAACAGGCGGACGCGATCCTGCTGACGGTTCAGGTTGTGCTGAAGCGCCTTGACCAGGCCCGGCCACAGGGACGAACGCATGGCTGCCATGTCGTTGGAAATCGGGTTAGCCAGCAGCAGCGGCTCGACACCCGGATTAAACAACTCGAATTGTTTCGGATCGATGAAGCTGTAGGTGATCGCTTCCTGATAACCACGGGCCACCAGCAGACGACGCAGTTCAGGCAGATCGCTGCGCGCTTCAGCTTTGGCTTGTGGCGCCAGACGGGCTTGCGGGTAGCGAACCGGCAGACGGTTGTAACCGTACAGACGGGCCAGCTCTTCGATCAGGTCGACTTCCAGGCTGATATCGAAACGGAAGCTTGGCACTTCAACGCGCCACTGCCCTGCCCCATCGGCAGTAATGGTCAGGCCCAAAGCGCTGAGCAGACGCTCGACTTCGGCCGAATCCATTTCCATGCCCAGCATCTGAGTGATGCGTTGGGCACGCAGAGTGATCGGTGCGATCGACGGCAAGTGCTGCTCGCTGACGGTTTCGACGATCGGGCCGGCTTCGCCCCCGGTGATGTCCAGCAGCAGGCCAGTGGCGCGCTCCATGGCTTCACGGGCCAGCTTCCAGTCCACGCCACGCTCGTAGCGATGCGAAGCGTCGGTGTGCAGGCCGTAGGAACGCGCCTTGCCAGCGACGGCAATCTGGTCGAAGAACGCGCTTTCCAGGAAAATATCGCGCGTGGTCGCGGTGTTGACGCCACTGTGCTCGCCCCCCATGACGCCGGCGATCGCCAAGGCGCGGGTGTGGTCGGCGATCACCAGCGTATCGCTACGCAGGCTGACTTCCTGACCGTCGAGCAGTACCAGCTTCTCGCCTTCTTCGGCCATGCGCACGCGGATGCCGCCATTGATTTCGGCGAGATCGAATGCGTGCAGCGGTTGACCCAGTTCCAGCATCACATAGTTGGTGATGTCGACGGCGGCGTCGATGCTGCGCACGTCGGCGCGACGCAGGCGCTCAACCATCCACAGTGGCGTAGGCTTGGACAAATCAACGTTACGGATCACACGACCCAGGTAACGCGGGCAAGCGTTTGGCGCCAGCACTTCGATCGAACGCACTTCGTCGTGCACGGCAGGAACGCTGGCAACAGTCGGGCGCACCACCGCGGCGGCATAAAGCGCACCGACCTCACGGGCCAGACCGGCCAAAGACAGGCAGTCACCGCGGTTCGGGGTCAGGTCGACCTCGATGCTGGCGTCTTCCAGGTTCAGGTATTCACGAATGTCCTGACCGACCGGCGCATCGGCCGGCAATTCCATCAGGCCGTCGTTACCTTCGCCAATTTGCAGTTCAGCCTGGGAGCACAGCATGCCGTTGGATTCAACGCCACGCAGCTTGGCTTTCTTGATTTTGAAATCGCCTGGCAGTTCGGCACCGATCATCGCGAACGGGATCTTCAGGCCCGGGCGCACGTTTGGCGCACCGCACACAACCTGGAAGGTCTCCGCGCCACTGCTGACCTGGCAAACGCGCAGCTTGTCGGCGTCCGGGTGTTGCTCGGTGCTCAGCACCTCGCCCACTACCACGCCACTGAATTCACCGGCGGCCGGCGTAACGCTATCGACCTCAAGACCGGCCATCGACAGACGAGCAACCAGCTCGTCGCGATTTACCTGCGGGCTTACCCAGCCACGCAGCCATTGTTCACTGAATTTCATCCTGCTCTCCTAAGAATTCGTTACGACTAGCGAAATTGCGCGAGGAACCGCAAGTCGTTGTCGAAGAACAGACGCAAGTCGTTCACGCCGTAACGCAGCATGGCCAGACGCTCAACGCCCATGCCGAAGGCAAAGCCCGAAAACTCTTCCGGGTCGATCCCGGACATACGCAGCACGTTCGGGTGAACCATGCCGCAGCCCATGACTTCCAGCCAGCCAGTCTGCTTGCAGACACGGCAGCCTTTACCGCTGCACATCACGCATTCCATGTCGACTTCAGCGGATGGCTCGGTGAACGGGAAGTACGAAGGACGGAAACGCACGGCCAGCTCTTTTTCGAAGAACACGCGCAGGAACTCTTCGATGGTCCCTTTCAGGTCGGCGAAGTTGATATCGCGGTCGACCAGCAGGCCTTCGACCTGGTGAAACATCGGCGAGTGGGTGATATCGGAGTCGCTACGGTACACACGGCCTGGGCAGACGATGCGGATCGGCGGCTGTTTCGATTCCATGGTGCGGACCTGTACCGGCGAGGTATGGGTGCGCAGCAACATGTTGGCATTGAAATAGAAGGTGTCATGCATCGACCGGGCCGGGTGATGGCCTGGGATGTTGAGCGCTTCAAAGTTGTGGTAATCGTCTTCGACCTCAGGGCCTTCGGCAATGCCGTAGCCGATGTGGGTGAAGAACTGCTCGATACGTTCCAGAGTCCGGGTAACCGGATGCAGACCGCCTGAGGTCTGGCCGCGGCCAGGCAGGGTCACGTCAATGGATTCGGCGGCGAGCTTGGCCGCAAGATCGGCCTCCTCGAACAACGCCTTGCGCGCATTGAGAACCTCTGTGACACGCTCCTTGGCAACGTTGATCAGCGCACCGACTTGTGGACGCTCTTCTGCCGGCAAATTCCCCAGGGTCTTCATCACCTGAGTCAATTCACCCTTTTTGCCAAGGTAGTGAACCCGGATTTGCTCCAGGGCATTGATATCTTCAGCGCTTTGCACAGCCTCTAGTGCTTGAGAGACGAGCGCATCCAGGTTTTCCATGTACAGACTCCAGATACAAAATAGGGGAAGAGCTTGAAGGCTCTTCCCCTATTTATGACGTTTAACACCTGGCCCCACAGAGGTGAGGCCGGGTGACTGTCGGGGGTACTTAAGCCAAGGTGGCTTTAGCTTTCTCGACAATCGCAGCAAACGCCGCTTTTTCGTTCACTGCCAGATCAGCCAGAACCTTACGGTCGATCTCGATGGACGCTTTTTTCAGGCCGGCGATGAAACGGCTGTAGGACAGACCGTTGATACGTGCACCAGCGTTGATACGAGCGATCCACAGAGCGCGGAACTGACGTTTTTTCTGACGACGGTCACGGTAGGCGTATTGGCCTGCCTTGATTACCGCTTGCTTGGCAACACGGAATACGCGCGAGCGAGCGCCGTAGTAGCCTTTAGCAAGTTTCAGAATTTTTTTGTGACGTTTACGGGCAATGACGCCACGCTTTACACGAGCCATGAGTTACTTCCTCTATTCTTGACTAAAATTAACGAAGGCGCAGCATGCGCTCGACTTTTGCCACGTCAGACGGATGCAGCAAGCTGCTACCGCGCAGTTGACGCTTACGCTTGGTCGACATTTTAGTCAGGATGTGGCTCTTGAAAGCGTGCTTGTGCTTGATACCGTTAGCAGTTTTCAAAAACCGCTTAGCAGCACCACTTTTCGTTTTCATTTTTGGCATGTTCGGATACTCCGCATTCAGTTGATAAACATAATCAGAAGGCCTGCCGTGCCCTGTTGATTACTTCTTCTTTTTCGGGGCGATGACCATGATCAGCTGGCGTCCTTCCATCTTAGGATGCTGTTCGACCGAACCGTACTCGAGCAAGTCACCTTCAACTCGCTTGAGGAGTTCCATCCCCAGCTCCTGGTGGGCCATCTCACGGCCGCGGAATCGCAAGGATACCTTGGCCCTGTCCCCGTCACTCAGGAAACGTACCAGGTTGCGCAGTTTTACCTGGTAATCCCCTTCCTCCGTCCCTGGACGAAACTTGATTTCTTTAACCTGAATCTGCTTCTGGTTTTTCTTGGCCGCAGCAATCTGCTTCTTCTTTTCGAAGATCGATTTGCCGTAGTCCATCAGTTTGCAAACAGGGGGTACTGCATCGGCGGAAATTTCCACCAAATCCAGTTTGGCCTCTTCAGCCTTAAGAAGCGCGTCTTCAATTGACACAATCCCAAGCTGTTCACCTTCAGCCCCAATTAACCGAACCTCGCGTGCCGAGATATTCTCGTTGATCGGGGCTTTCGGTGCAGCTCGTTTATCTTGTCTCATTTCACGCTTAATAGTAATTACTCCGAATCTGGGCGACCACGCCGGGAAACCGCTTGCGCGAGAAACTCAGCGAACTGGGCGACGGGCATCGAGCCCAGGTCAGCACCTTCACGAGTACGCACAGCGACAGTCTGCATCTCGACTTCCCGATCTCCGATAACCAAGAGATAGGGAACCTTGAGCAAAGTATGCTCGCGGATTTTAAAGCCGATCTTTTCATTTCTCAAGTCAGACTTGGCACGAAATCCGCTTTCGTTGAGAGTTTTTTCAACCTGAGCGGCAAAATCGGCCTGTTTGTCAGTGATGTTCATGATCACTGCCTGGGTCGGCGCCAGCCACGCGGGGAATGCTCCCTCGTAGTGCTCGATCAGGATCCCGACGAAACGTTCGAAGGAGCCGAGGATCGCCCGGTGCAACATCACCGGGTGCTTGCGACTGTTGTCTTCAGAGACGTATTCGGCTCCCAGACGGACAGGCAGGTTAAAATCGAGCTGAAGGGTACCACACTGCCAGACACGGCCGAGGCAATCTTTCAGCGAGAACTCGATCTTCGGACCGTAGAACGCACCCTCGCCCGGCTGCAGATCATACGGCAGGCCCGCGCTATCAAGGGCTGCGGCCAATGCCGCTTCGGCGCGATCCCACAGCTCGTCGGAACCGACGCGTTTTTCCGGACGAGTGGACAGCTTCATTTCGACTTCTTTAAAGCCGAAGTCGGCATAGACGTCCATGGTCAGTTTGATGAACGCGGCGGATTCGGCCTGCATCTGCTCTTCAGTACAGAAGATGTGAGCATCGTCCTGAGTGAAGGCGCGAACGCGCATGATGCCGTGCAACGCACCCGATGGTTCGTTACGGTGGCAGGCACCGAACTCGGCCAGACGCATTGGCAGCTCGCGGTAGCTTTTCAGGCCCTGATTGAACACCTGCACGTGGCACGGGCAGTTCATCGGCTTGATGGCGTAGTCGCGGTTTTCCGACTGCGTGGTGAACATGTTGTCGGCGTAGTTGGCCCAGTGCCCGGATTTCTCCCACAGGCTGCGGTCAACGACTTGTGGAGTCTTGATCTCCAGGTAACCGTTGTCGCGCTGAACCTTGCGCATGTACTGCTCGAGCACCTGGTACAGCGTCCAGCCGTTCGGGTGCCAGAACACCATGCCCGGCGATTCTTCCTGGGTGTGGAACAGGCCCAGACGCTTGCCGATCTTGCGGTGATCGCGCTTTTCAGCTTCTTCGATGCGCTGGATGTAAGCCGCCAGCTGCTTCTTGTCCGCCCACGCGGTGCCGTAAACGCGCTGCAATTGCTCGTTCTTGGCATCGCCACGCCAGTAGGCGCCGGACAGCTTGGTCAACTTGAAGGATTTCAGGAAACGCGTGTTCGGCACGTGCGGACCGCGGCACATGTCGACGTATTCTTCGTGATAGTACAGGCCCATGGCCTGCTCGTTCGGCATGTCTTCGACCAGGCGCAGTTTGTAGTCTTCGCCACGCGCCTTGAACACTTCGATCACTTCGGCGCGCGGAGTGACTTTCTTGATCACGTCGTAATCTTTTTCGATCAGCTGCTGCATGCGCTGTTCGATGGCGGCCAGGTCGTCGGGCGTGAAAGGACGCTCGAAGGCGATGTCGTAATAGAAGCCTTCTTCGATGACCGGACCGATGACCATCTTGGCCGTCGGGTACAGCTGCTTGACCGCGTGGCCAACCAGGTGGGCGCAAGAGTGGCGAATGATCTCCAGCCCCTCTTCATCCTTTGGCGTAATGATTTGCAGCGAAGCGTCGCTGCTGATGATGTCGCTGGCGTCGACCAGCTTGCCATCGACTTTACCGGCCACGGTGGCCTTGGCCAGACCGGCACCGATGGATGCGGCGACCTCGGCTACGGAAACCGGGTGATCGAATGAACGTTGACTGCCGTCGGGAAGAGTAATAGTTGGCATGGCGCCTCCTCTCCTAGTGGTGACCCCTACCAAAGGTCACGTGGGTTGGGATGAGCCAGTACAAGATCCGATCCAGGCCATTCAATGACGAACGCCTGCCTTACAGCGGCAGGAGCCTTGCGGCCAACCGGAAAACCGAACCAGAGTGACTGGGATTCAAATCAGGGTTATTCGCGCATTTGCCGCTGCCGGGACTGAAGGTCATCCGGAGCCTGCAAACACCCGAGCTGGGCATGCTAGCACAGATGAACGGTCGTCGATGCACCGAGGTTTTCTGCTAGGGCAAATAAGGCTTTTTTATGCCAGAGTGCTGAACTTGAACCCCACGTCACCCATCAGATAAAAGACATTGACCCGAAAGGAGCATCTCAGCATGCGTCTGAATCGTTTATTCGCAGTAGTCGCCCCCCTCGTCCTGTTGCTGCCGCTGGCCGCCCACGCCGATTGGCCAAAGGGCGAGCGTGAGAAGTACATGGCTCAATGCACACAAGCGGCTGCCCCTCAGATCGGTGCCGCTGCGGCAAAAGCTCACTGTGCTTGTGGTGCCGACGCGATCAAATCGTATCCGGCCGGCGACATTCAGGCCCTGATGGACAACAAGGCCAGCCCGGAAATGCAAAAGACGGCACTGGATAAAATCGCCAAATGCAGGGCCAATCCACCGGCGAAAAAGTGAGAAAAAAGCCCTTTTGACTCGGCCCAACGCTGAGAAAAAATGACGGTTTTCAGCTTTTTCGTACGATTTATGCAGGTTTTACAGCTTTTTTTATTGTCTTTAATTTCGGCTGAAAGCCTTTTAAAACGGGGCTTTCAGCCACACAAAGCGACAAAGAGAACGCGACTGTAGGGCAAACAGCACGTCTGGGGGGCTCCCAAAGCGAACATTTCGACTATGATACTCCGGTGTGCCCAGTTGGCCTGAGCAGCACAGTACTACTGAAAATATATGTTTCTTGGAGATACACCATGTCTAATCGCCAAACCGGCACCGTTAAATGGTTCAACGATGAAAAAGGCTTCGGCTTCATCACTCCTCAAGGTGGCGGTGACGACCTGTTCGTACACTTCAAAGCTATCGAAAGCGACGGTTTCAAAAGCCTGAAAGAAGGCCAAACCGTTTCCTTCGTGGCTGAGAAAGGCCAAAAGGGTATGCAAGCTGCACAAGTTCGCCCAGAGTAATTTTCTGGCGCACTAAAAAAACCCCGTC from Pseudomonas sp. GGS8 harbors:
- the ihfA gene encoding integration host factor subunit alpha; this encodes MGALTKAEMAERLYEELGLNKREAKELVELFFEEIRHALEDNEQVKLSGFGNFDLRDKRQRPGRNPKTGEEIPITARRVVTFRPGQKLKARVEAYAGTKS
- a CDS encoding aldo/keto reductase family oxidoreductase; its protein translation is MSKVAKAGSFLLGDRAVNRMGYGAMQLAGPNVFGPPKDPKAAIAVLREALASGVNHIDTADFYGPHVTNQLIREALHPYAENLVIVTKVGALRGSDGSWNPAQSPAELTQGVHDNLRNLGVDVLDVVNLRAMGNQQSPAEGSIEESFTTLVELQRQGLIRHLGVSNVTPSQVKQAQGIADIVCVQNHYNLSHREDETLISELGQQGIAYVPFFPLGGFTPLQSQVLSNVATRMGASPLCVALAWLLQRAPNILLIPGTSSVAHLRENLTASELVIAPDMLAELEALG
- the rpmI gene encoding 50S ribosomal protein L35, whose protein sequence is MPKMKTKSGAAKRFLKTANGIKHKHAFKSHILTKMSTKRKRQLRGSSLLHPSDVAKVERMLRLR
- a CDS encoding LysR family transcriptional regulator, which codes for MQTNIQDLLAFVAVVNAGGFREGAKSCGKSASSLSDAVRRLEARLGVRLLNRTTRSVAPTEAGARLMERIVPALGEVESALDVVNDFRDRPSGTLKLNVPASAARLVLPSIITPFLQTYPDISLEVTIEESFVDMLAAGCDAGIRYDERLEQDMIAVPIGPRLQRFATAASPAYLDARGRPEHPRDLLKHACLRGRFPSGAMPLWEYERHGETVSVDPTGPLIVRVGGAVDLTVQAAIDGLGIVYLFEDWLQPHLDSGALEPVLEPWWQSFTGPFLYYPGRRYLPSPLRAFIDFINAQRT
- the pheS gene encoding phenylalanine--tRNA ligase subunit alpha, whose protein sequence is MENLDALVSQALEAVQSAEDINALEQIRVHYLGKKGELTQVMKTLGNLPAEERPQVGALINVAKERVTEVLNARKALFEEADLAAKLAAESIDVTLPGRGQTSGGLHPVTRTLERIEQFFTHIGYGIAEGPEVEDDYHNFEALNIPGHHPARSMHDTFYFNANMLLRTHTSPVQVRTMESKQPPIRIVCPGRVYRSDSDITHSPMFHQVEGLLVDRDINFADLKGTIEEFLRVFFEKELAVRFRPSYFPFTEPSAEVDMECVMCSGKGCRVCKQTGWLEVMGCGMVHPNVLRMSGIDPEEFSGFAFGMGVERLAMLRYGVNDLRLFFDNDLRFLAQFR
- a CDS encoding cold-shock protein, with amino-acid sequence MSNRQTGTVKWFNDEKGFGFITPQGGGDDLFVHFKAIESDGFKSLKEGQTVSFVAEKGQKGMQAAQVRPE
- the pheT gene encoding phenylalanine--tRNA ligase subunit beta, with product MKFSEQWLRGWVSPQVNRDELVARLSMAGLEVDSVTPAAGEFSGVVVGEVLSTEQHPDADKLRVCQVSSGAETFQVVCGAPNVRPGLKIPFAMIGAELPGDFKIKKAKLRGVESNGMLCSQAELQIGEGNDGLMELPADAPVGQDIREYLNLEDASIEVDLTPNRGDCLSLAGLAREVGALYAAAVVRPTVASVPAVHDEVRSIEVLAPNACPRYLGRVIRNVDLSKPTPLWMVERLRRADVRSIDAAVDITNYVMLELGQPLHAFDLAEINGGIRVRMAEEGEKLVLLDGQEVSLRSDTLVIADHTRALAIAGVMGGEHSGVNTATTRDIFLESAFFDQIAVAGKARSYGLHTDASHRYERGVDWKLAREAMERATGLLLDITGGEAGPIVETVSEQHLPSIAPITLRAQRITQMLGMEMDSAEVERLLSALGLTITADGAGQWRVEVPSFRFDISLEVDLIEELARLYGYNRLPVRYPQARLAPQAKAEARSDLPELRRLLVARGYQEAITYSFIDPKQFELFNPGVEPLLLANPISNDMAAMRSSLWPGLVKALQHNLNRQQDRVRLFESGLRFVGQLEGLKQEPMLAGVVCGSRLPEGWAQGRDVVDFFDVKADVEAVLGFAGALDAFTFVPGKHPALHPGQTARVERDGRLVGYVGAIHPELSKTLGLDRPVFVFELVLVEVALGKMPKFSELSRFPEVRRDLALIAATDVAASAVLDVIRENAGEWLTDLRLFDVYQGKGIDPDRKSLAVGLTWQHPSRTLNDDEVNTATQNILTSLEQRLNATLRK
- the infC gene encoding translation initiation factor IF-3; this encodes MTIKREMRQDKRAAPKAPINENISAREVRLIGAEGEQLGIVSIEDALLKAEEAKLDLVEISADAVPPVCKLMDYGKSIFEKKKQIAAAKKNQKQIQVKEIKFRPGTEEGDYQVKLRNLVRFLSDGDRAKVSLRFRGREMAHQELGMELLKRVEGDLLEYGSVEQHPKMEGRQLIMVIAPKKKK
- the thrS gene encoding threonine--tRNA ligase encodes the protein MPTITLPDGSQRSFDHPVSVAEVAASIGAGLAKATVAGKVDGKLVDASDIISSDASLQIITPKDEEGLEIIRHSCAHLVGHAVKQLYPTAKMVIGPVIEEGFYYDIAFERPFTPDDLAAIEQRMQQLIEKDYDVIKKVTPRAEVIEVFKARGEDYKLRLVEDMPNEQAMGLYYHEEYVDMCRGPHVPNTRFLKSFKLTKLSGAYWRGDAKNEQLQRVYGTAWADKKQLAAYIQRIEEAEKRDHRKIGKRLGLFHTQEESPGMVFWHPNGWTLYQVLEQYMRKVQRDNGYLEIKTPQVVDRSLWEKSGHWANYADNMFTTQSENRDYAIKPMNCPCHVQVFNQGLKSYRELPMRLAEFGACHRNEPSGALHGIMRVRAFTQDDAHIFCTEEQMQAESAAFIKLTMDVYADFGFKEVEMKLSTRPEKRVGSDELWDRAEAALAAALDSAGLPYDLQPGEGAFYGPKIEFSLKDCLGRVWQCGTLQLDFNLPVRLGAEYVSEDNSRKHPVMLHRAILGSFERFVGILIEHYEGAFPAWLAPTQAVIMNITDKQADFAAQVEKTLNESGFRAKSDLRNEKIGFKIREHTLLKVPYLLVIGDREVEMQTVAVRTREGADLGSMPVAQFAEFLAQAVSRRGRPDSE
- the rplT gene encoding 50S ribosomal protein L20 translates to MARVKRGVIARKRHKKILKLAKGYYGARSRVFRVAKQAVIKAGQYAYRDRRQKKRQFRALWIARINAGARINGLSYSRFIAGLKKASIEIDRKVLADLAVNEKAAFAAIVEKAKATLA
- a CDS encoding MerR family transcriptional regulator; translated protein: MLEPSHNDELPVIPGKRYFTIGEVSELCAVKPHVLRYWEQEFPQLNPVKRRGNRRYYQRQDVLMIRQIRALLYDQGFTIGGARLRLSGDEAKDDTTQYKQMIRQMIAELEDVLVVLKK